The proteins below come from a single Fibrobacter sp. genomic window:
- a CDS encoding four-carbon acid sugar kinase family protein, which produces MSELIVIADDLTGAVDTGVQFVKHGIATVVTGIEYLRECSLWSDFSVIVVNTESRHSSLCESASIVRTVSEEAIRRGVRWFYKKSDSTLRGNIGSEIDALMKAARHDRMMFIPAFPDAGRTVIDGFLFVNGVPLQETSYANDPLNPVRSNFIPDILRGQTDFNLHLVPVAALGKGGGELLKKKGIFIFDAAGNDDLNRIREFLEKNSLLHFCAGPAVFASLIAQSAALNRREADCYEPVSPLLIVNGSLNEVSLEQLHCAAKKGVKCFKADILDLHGELNSRSVEQIRRELMEHRTVILTSALEPGDALSGEGIFRRVGEVLGYLTKKIIEHRGDVTVAVFGGDTASAVSLALRLNYVVPVSEISPGLTFCMGSAGEQKIPFISKSGGFGGREIISELQVFVSEGQRAEDRLQVK; this is translated from the coding sequence ATGAGCGAATTGATCGTTATTGCTGATGACTTGACCGGTGCGGTAGATACCGGTGTTCAGTTTGTAAAACATGGCATTGCCACAGTCGTGACCGGTATTGAGTACTTGAGAGAATGTTCCCTCTGGAGTGATTTCAGTGTAATCGTCGTAAACACGGAATCCCGCCACTCATCTCTCTGTGAGTCCGCTTCGATTGTAAGGACTGTCTCAGAAGAGGCTATACGGAGAGGTGTGAGGTGGTTTTACAAAAAATCAGATTCGACTTTGCGGGGCAACATCGGATCGGAGATTGATGCCCTGATGAAAGCTGCCCGACACGACAGGATGATGTTCATTCCGGCTTTCCCGGATGCGGGAAGAACTGTGATAGACGGCTTCCTCTTTGTGAATGGAGTGCCGCTGCAGGAAACCTCATATGCAAATGATCCCTTGAACCCTGTCCGCTCAAACTTTATCCCTGATATTTTAAGGGGCCAGACTGATTTTAATCTGCATCTGGTTCCTGTCGCTGCACTGGGAAAGGGTGGGGGAGAATTGTTGAAAAAAAAAGGGATCTTCATCTTTGATGCTGCTGGAAATGATGACCTGAATAGAATCCGGGAATTTCTGGAGAAAAACTCCTTACTTCATTTCTGTGCAGGTCCGGCAGTTTTCGCCTCTCTTATTGCTCAATCTGCTGCTCTGAACAGGAGGGAAGCAGACTGTTATGAACCGGTTTCACCCTTGCTGATCGTCAATGGCAGTCTCAATGAGGTGTCTTTGGAACAGTTGCATTGTGCCGCAAAAAAAGGTGTAAAGTGCTTCAAGGCTGACATCCTGGATTTACATGGAGAATTGAATAGTAGATCTGTTGAACAGATTAGACGTGAGCTCATGGAGCACAGAACCGTTATTCTTACAAGTGCACTGGAACCCGGGGATGCTTTATCCGGAGAGGGTATTTTCAGGAGAGTCGGAGAGGTTTTAGGCTATTTAACAAAAAAGATCATTGAACATCGGGGCGACGTAACAGTTGCAGTTTTTGGCGGCGATACGGCAAGTGCTGTTTCTCTGGCTCTGAGGTTAAACTATGTTGTTCCTGTATCGGAAATCTCTCCCGGATTGACATTCTGCATGGGATCGGCAGGGGAGCAGAAAATTCCATTTATCAGTAAGTCCGGAGGATTTGGCGGCCGGGAGATCATTAGTGAGCTTCAGGTGTTTGTTTCCGAGGGGCAGAGGGCAGAGGACAGGTTGCAGGTGAAGTAA
- a CDS encoding NAD(P)/FAD-dependent oxidoreductase, whose protein sequence is MEDFDIVVIGAGVVGLAVAERLASPDYELLVLEQHESFGKETSSRNSEVIHAGFYYETGSLKARLCVEGNFMMYRFCRENQVPFRKTGKLLISNTDEEEEKIRKLYDRGNRNGVRGLELLDKNQIHSLEPHINGRSGFFCPESGIVDSHSLMKALESRALSKGATLGYSCTLKEISFNGRYYDLKIIDSDNEVMKIKSRVVINCAGLFSDKIASMAGIDLDSAGYRLRLCKGEYFSVSPRHRGKLAHLVYPAPTPISLGIHGVLGLENSLRLGPSAFYVDSIDYSVDSGHVGEFYARGKEMFPFIELDDLSPAMSGIRPKLIQEKDSFRDFIIRDESLKGLPGFINLVGIESPGLTSSLAIAAYVEEIYRNL, encoded by the coding sequence ATGGAGGATTTTGATATAGTAGTCATAGGAGCCGGTGTAGTGGGGCTCGCTGTGGCGGAAAGGCTTGCATCACCGGATTACGAGCTTCTGGTTCTTGAACAGCACGAAAGTTTCGGAAAAGAAACATCTTCACGCAACAGTGAGGTTATTCACGCCGGATTCTACTATGAAACCGGTTCTCTCAAGGCAAGATTATGCGTTGAGGGAAACTTCATGATGTACCGGTTTTGCCGGGAAAACCAGGTTCCATTCCGGAAAACCGGAAAACTTCTTATCTCCAATACCGATGAGGAAGAAGAAAAGATCCGTAAACTTTACGATCGGGGGAACAGAAACGGTGTCAGGGGACTTGAGCTTCTGGATAAGAACCAGATTCATTCACTTGAACCGCACATAAACGGCCGCTCTGGTTTTTTTTGCCCCGAATCCGGAATTGTTGATTCACACAGCCTGATGAAAGCGCTCGAGAGCAGAGCTCTTTCCAAAGGTGCGACTCTGGGATATTCCTGCACCCTCAAGGAGATCTCCTTCAATGGCAGATACTATGATTTGAAAATCATAGATTCCGATAATGAAGTGATGAAAATTAAATCGAGGGTTGTTATTAACTGTGCCGGATTGTTCAGCGACAAAATCGCCTCTATGGCAGGCATAGACCTGGACAGTGCCGGGTACAGGTTAAGGCTTTGTAAAGGAGAGTACTTCAGTGTATCCCCCCGTCACCGGGGTAAACTCGCTCATCTTGTCTATCCTGCCCCGACTCCCATAAGCCTTGGTATACATGGAGTACTTGGACTTGAAAACAGTCTGAGGCTTGGGCCGAGTGCATTTTATGTCGATTCTATCGATTACTCGGTTGATTCCGGGCATGTCGGTGAATTTTATGCACGCGGAAAAGAGATGTTCCCATTTATCGAACTGGATGATCTCTCACCGGCAATGTCTGGTATAAGGCCAAAACTGATTCAGGAAAAAGATTCGTTCCGGGACTTTATCATTCGTGATGAGAGTCTGAAGGGATTACCGGGATTTATCAATCTTGTGGGAATTGAATCTCCCGGCTTGACATCTTCTCTGGCCATTGCGGCGTATGTTGAGGAGATTTACAGAAACCTCTGA
- the malQ gene encoding 4-alpha-glucanotransferase — translation MNRSSGLFLHPTSLPSGFGVGDLGDSAYRWIDMLSAMKQSFWQVCPLGPTGYGDSPYQSFSSFAGNHLLISPEKLKESGVLEQSELDEYPSLPQDRVDFGTVITEKEKLFRKAYARFGDTREFTEFCDREKYWLDDYALFRVLKDRNSGLPWYSWDPSLKLRFPAALEEVLNAERRSVRYHKFLQFMFHEQWMELKRYANGKGISIIGDIPYYTAYDSSDVWAWPELFELDENGKPFRVAGVPPDYFSETGQLWGNPLYHWKYMEQDGFSWWVKRMKKTLEWVDLIRLDHFRGFESYWAVPASSDTAVNGEWVKGPGINFFNRIRHELGRLPVIAEDLGEITDGVEELRCQAGLPGMKVLQFAFDGNPDNPYLPHNIFSNSITYTGTHDNDTSQGWFDNLTVLEKKRVKSYLGCTEKSFQERFLRLAFGSPSRLCIIPFQDVLGLGTSHRMNIPGKESGNWQWRFTNALVSKEKINMVASLTSIYGRAPAGVSLK, via the coding sequence ATGAACCGTTCATCAGGCCTGTTTTTACATCCTACATCGTTGCCATCAGGGTTTGGGGTTGGAGACCTTGGAGACTCTGCTTACAGATGGATTGACATGCTTTCGGCAATGAAACAATCCTTCTGGCAGGTATGTCCACTGGGGCCTACGGGTTATGGTGACTCACCTTACCAGAGCTTTAGCTCTTTTGCCGGCAACCATCTTCTTATCTCTCCTGAGAAACTGAAGGAATCCGGAGTTCTCGAACAGAGTGAATTAGATGAGTATCCCTCGCTTCCTCAGGACCGGGTTGATTTTGGTACGGTCATAACCGAAAAAGAAAAATTGTTCAGAAAAGCTTATGCTCGTTTCGGCGACACCAGAGAGTTTACTGAATTTTGCGACCGGGAGAAGTACTGGCTTGATGATTATGCTCTTTTCAGAGTACTTAAAGATAGAAACAGCGGTCTGCCGTGGTATTCCTGGGATCCATCACTGAAACTGCGCTTCCCTGCAGCTCTTGAAGAAGTGCTCAACGCAGAACGCAGATCTGTAAGATACCACAAATTTCTTCAGTTTATGTTTCATGAGCAGTGGATGGAGCTCAAGAGGTATGCAAACGGAAAAGGCATCAGCATTATTGGGGATATTCCGTATTATACAGCTTATGACAGCTCCGATGTATGGGCGTGGCCAGAGCTTTTCGAGCTTGACGAAAACGGAAAGCCGTTCAGGGTAGCCGGTGTTCCGCCGGATTATTTCAGTGAAACTGGTCAACTCTGGGGCAACCCTCTTTATCACTGGAAATACATGGAACAGGATGGTTTTTCCTGGTGGGTAAAGAGGATGAAAAAGACTCTGGAATGGGTGGATCTGATCAGGCTTGATCATTTCAGGGGATTTGAGTCGTACTGGGCTGTTCCCGCGTCAAGTGATACTGCTGTTAACGGAGAGTGGGTGAAAGGGCCGGGAATCAACTTCTTCAACCGTATCCGGCACGAACTAGGAAGACTTCCTGTGATTGCCGAAGATCTTGGGGAGATTACTGATGGTGTCGAGGAACTACGGTGTCAGGCAGGTCTGCCAGGGATGAAGGTTTTGCAATTTGCTTTTGACGGCAATCCTGATAATCCATATCTGCCGCATAATATTTTTTCAAACAGTATCACTTATACCGGTACTCACGATAATGATACATCGCAGGGATGGTTTGACAATCTTACTGTACTGGAAAAGAAGAGAGTCAAAAGTTATCTTGGGTGTACTGAGAAAAGCTTTCAGGAAAGATTTCTACGGCTTGCATTTGGCTCACCTTCAAGACTATGCATAATCCCATTTCAGGATGTGCTTGGTCTGGGCACTTCTCACCGTATGAATATACCGGGCAAGGAGAGTGGAAACTGGCAGTGGAGGTTCACAAATGCACTTGTTTCCAAAGAGAAAATTAACATGGTAGCCTCACTAACATCAATTTACGGGAGAGCGCCTGCCGGCGTTTCATTGAAATAG